In one Bacteroidota bacterium genomic region, the following are encoded:
- the dapB gene encoding 4-hydroxy-tetrahydrodipicolinate reductase, with amino-acid sequence MPLRIALVGTGRMGAAVETVAAAAGHAIVAHFGSANPIADLRDDANLHDADLAIDFSTPGAALDNLHRYAALGLDAVVGTTGWQDEVSKVQGWVDEGQNAVLHAPNFSLGVAVLRRALQAALPLLDHLPSFDAYVHELHHTGKQDSPSGTALLLADDVLSGLARKTRIEPETQHGRIDAEVLHVTSTRVGAVFGEHTVGFDSEAEHLSFRHVAKSRAVFAEGAVRAAEWLCAEERHGLFTLDDLLDDVQRTQR; translated from the coding sequence ATGCCACTTCGTATCGCGCTCGTTGGGACTGGCCGCATGGGCGCCGCCGTCGAGACGGTAGCGGCAGCGGCAGGACACGCCATCGTGGCGCACTTTGGCTCCGCGAACCCTATCGCTGACCTCCGCGACGACGCCAACCTGCACGACGCCGACCTCGCCATCGACTTCTCGACGCCCGGCGCGGCGCTCGACAACCTCCACCGCTACGCCGCGCTCGGCCTCGACGCGGTCGTAGGGACCACGGGCTGGCAGGACGAGGTGTCCAAGGTGCAAGGCTGGGTCGACGAAGGGCAGAACGCGGTGCTCCACGCGCCCAACTTCTCGCTCGGCGTGGCGGTGCTGCGCCGCGCGCTCCAGGCCGCGCTCCCGCTCCTCGACCACCTCCCCAGCTTCGACGCCTACGTCCACGAGCTGCACCACACCGGCAAGCAGGACAGCCCCTCGGGTACCGCGCTCCTCCTCGCAGACGACGTGCTGAGCGGCCTCGCTCGCAAGACCCGTATCGAGCCCGAGACGCAGCACGGGCGCATCGATGCCGAGGTATTGCACGTCACGTCCACGCGCGTGGGCGCGGTCTTCGGCGAGCACACGGTCGGCTTCGACAGCGAGGCTGAGCACCTCTCGTTCCGGCACGTCGCCAAGAGCCGCGCGGTCTTCGCCGAGGGGGCCGTCCGCGCGGCCGAGTGGCTGTGCGCTGAGGAGCGCCACGGCCTGTTCACGCTCGACGACCTGCTCGACGACGTGCAGCGGACCCAGCGGTGA
- a CDS encoding caspase family protein — protein MRCLALLLAVLAAPAALAVALPPSAVPDAPTKRALVVAVADYPDASGYSDLNADNDVPLIVQALAAQGFAEDDLVVLQDAAATRDGILDALDALTAASAPGDVVVLHYSGHGVRISDDDGDELDGYDEALAPYDAVTAPLDRATATHLRDDDLGAVLGRLRRTVGPTGSVTVWLDACYSGTATRSDAPQRGHPTPIGPPADADGDGVPDEATPLLDAPSSRTRGAPAADDAALAPIVVLSAAGPNEPNWEYKHFYTEGGRRRAKLYGSLSYALSQALREVEPGETVRAFFDRLAVRMNTLAAQQTPQAEGTLDALLFSGQTVTQTPFYRVRATDDTATDDTATDGATATLDGGTLNGLLADARVAFYPRGTPSPDAADGPALATGRVTQATPTEATVTLDATSDTALDDAWVFVTAPGFGPLELYVELDPALDAETRADLALVFEDTPALVAVEDGETGDQTGGQVRLAQEGNAFVLTATQSGIPIGDPMLAGPTALRDVQQRLLGYARNAYLKQVELTHDGIDVTLELVPGRFYRDAQSLWRMDTSAAVAKNAGGLWQFTPAAEDAGGTPGFVFRLHNRGDTDAHVALLELYPDGRIEQIAPAVEGGEYLLTAGQTKLLSVEEALGHARIPEAPFGTYVFKLFATEQPIDFTPVLTDLARTRSASPPSGGPLDALMAGAHYGTRSGGLAPPPQTGATATLVMEVVDE, from the coding sequence ATGCGCTGCCTCGCGCTCCTGCTTGCTGTTCTCGCGGCTCCCGCAGCCCTTGCCGTCGCCCTGCCCCCATCCGCGGTGCCCGATGCGCCGACGAAGCGCGCGCTCGTCGTGGCCGTGGCCGACTACCCGGACGCGAGCGGCTACAGCGACCTCAACGCCGACAACGACGTGCCGCTGATCGTGCAGGCACTCGCCGCACAGGGCTTTGCTGAAGACGACCTCGTCGTTTTGCAGGACGCCGCTGCCACACGCGACGGCATTCTCGACGCCCTCGACGCGCTCACCGCCGCGAGCGCGCCCGGCGACGTGGTCGTGCTGCACTACTCCGGCCACGGCGTTCGCATCTCTGACGACGACGGCGACGAACTCGACGGCTACGACGAGGCACTCGCGCCCTACGACGCCGTCACGGCCCCGCTCGACCGCGCCACGGCCACGCACCTCCGCGACGATGACCTAGGCGCCGTGCTCGGCCGCCTCCGCCGCACCGTCGGCCCGACCGGCAGCGTCACCGTCTGGCTCGACGCCTGCTACTCCGGCACCGCCACGCGCAGCGACGCCCCGCAGCGCGGCCACCCGACCCCCATCGGGCCCCCCGCCGATGCGGATGGCGACGGCGTGCCGGACGAGGCGACGCCGCTCCTCGACGCGCCGTCGTCAAGGACCCGCGGAGCCCCGGCGGCCGACGACGCCGCGCTCGCGCCGATCGTGGTGCTCAGCGCGGCCGGCCCCAACGAGCCGAACTGGGAGTACAAGCACTTCTACACCGAGGGCGGCCGCCGCCGCGCCAAGCTCTACGGCTCGCTGTCGTACGCGCTCAGCCAGGCCCTCCGCGAGGTCGAGCCGGGCGAGACGGTGCGCGCCTTCTTCGACCGGCTTGCGGTGCGGATGAACACCCTTGCCGCGCAGCAGACGCCGCAGGCCGAGGGCACCCTCGACGCGTTGCTCTTCAGTGGCCAGACCGTCACGCAGACGCCGTTCTACCGCGTTCGCGCCACCGACGACACGGCCACCGACGACACGGCCACCGACGGCGCCACTGCGACGCTCGACGGCGGCACGCTCAACGGCCTGCTCGCCGACGCGCGGGTGGCGTTCTACCCGCGCGGCACCCCCTCGCCGGACGCCGCCGACGGGCCGGCGCTCGCCACGGGCCGCGTCACGCAGGCCACGCCCACCGAGGCCACCGTCACGCTCGACGCAACCTCAGACACTGCGCTGGACGATGCCTGGGTCTTCGTCACCGCGCCCGGCTTCGGACCGCTGGAGCTCTACGTCGAACTCGATCCCGCGCTGGACGCCGAGACGCGCGCGGACCTCGCGCTTGTCTTCGAAGACACCCCGGCGCTCGTGGCTGTCGAGGACGGCGAGACGGGCGACCAAACGGGCGGCCAAGTGCGGCTCGCGCAAGAGGGCAACGCCTTCGTGCTGACAGCGACGCAGAGCGGCATCCCCATCGGAGACCCAATGCTGGCCGGGCCGACGGCGCTCCGCGACGTGCAGCAGCGGCTCCTCGGCTACGCGCGCAACGCCTACCTCAAGCAGGTCGAGCTCACCCACGACGGCATCGACGTGACGCTGGAGCTGGTGCCGGGCCGCTTCTACCGCGACGCCCAGAGCCTGTGGCGCATGGACACCTCGGCCGCCGTCGCCAAGAATGCGGGCGGGCTGTGGCAGTTCACACCCGCCGCCGAGGACGCGGGCGGCACGCCGGGCTTCGTCTTCCGCCTCCACAACCGCGGCGACACCGACGCGCACGTCGCGCTCCTCGAACTCTACCCCGACGGCCGCATCGAGCAAATCGCCCCGGCCGTGGAGGGCGGCGAATACCTCCTCACGGCCGGGCAGACGAAGCTGCTCTCCGTCGAGGAAGCACTCGGCCACGCGCGCATCCCTGAGGCGCCGTTCGGGACCTACGTCTTCAAGCTCTTCGCCACGGAACAGCCTATCGACTTCACGCCCGTGCTCACCGACCTCGCCCGGACGCGCTCGGCCAGCCCCCCCAGCGGCGGCCCGCTCGACGCGCTCATGGCAGGCGCGCACTACGGCACCCGCTCCGGCGGCCTCGCGCCACCCCCGCAGACGGGCGCCACGGCCACGCTCGTGATGGAGGTGGTCGATGAGTGA
- a CDS encoding energy transducer TonB: MRFAASFVLAASLVVLAACGGTGGDPLTPPEGWTSNGADAALAAWWHADVDTAVAFRDLSTLETMGVDEGEGLVAQVKRGRLDGAEEADPDGGLIGLFRNNPEAMDSVFNAVAVPLIQQENASSVEDVRSLRTDVYYRVSREYRKSGPLGDIDPSLVIYPDSLRQNRVEGRVTMQVHVNRQGQAVAAKVLEPAHPTLDRLALNVAANRRYNPATAGQDSVASWLRISIPYYVPGG; encoded by the coding sequence ATGCGCTTCGCTGCTTCGTTCGTGCTCGCTGCGTCCCTCGTCGTCCTCGCCGCCTGCGGGGGCACCGGAGGGGACCCGCTCACGCCCCCGGAGGGCTGGACCTCCAACGGCGCCGACGCCGCGCTCGCCGCGTGGTGGCACGCGGACGTCGACACTGCGGTCGCCTTCCGCGACCTCTCGACGCTGGAGACGATGGGCGTCGACGAGGGCGAGGGCCTCGTCGCGCAGGTCAAGCGCGGCCGCCTCGACGGTGCGGAGGAGGCCGACCCCGACGGCGGGCTGATCGGGCTCTTCCGCAACAACCCCGAAGCCATGGACTCGGTCTTCAACGCGGTCGCCGTGCCGCTCATCCAGCAGGAGAACGCGAGCAGCGTCGAGGACGTGCGCAGCCTCCGCACCGACGTCTACTACCGCGTGTCGCGTGAGTATCGCAAGTCGGGCCCGCTCGGCGACATCGACCCGAGCCTCGTCATCTACCCGGACAGCCTCCGCCAGAACCGCGTGGAGGGCCGCGTGACGATGCAGGTGCACGTCAACCGCCAGGGCCAAGCCGTCGCGGCGAAGGTGCTGGAGCCCGCACACCCGACCCTCGACCGCCTCGCGCTCAACGTGGCTGCCAACCGGCGCTACAATCCCGCCACGGCCGGCCAGGACTCCGTGGCCTCGTGGCTGCGCATCTCGATCCCGTACTACGTGCCGGGCGGCTGA
- a CDS encoding ATP-binding protein, whose product MRYYAPAEHGLARSNSHVTQTPDGLIYVANARGVLVYDGHSWTPIEDPLLTGVQALSYGFDNLLYVAAEGHPGYLAPDEGGQLRFHSLAEHLPASYRALSTLWDVSATAHGVYFTAHEGWLLRWDGQALQIIEEGGPFFYHTVIDGRVYASDLDGRVLEIAPTGTVEVLYETGGAVIEIVPDGTDGLTVLGRDDGLLRCRQEAGNLCEAWPTEVDPWIAEGKLYAGLRLADGTLALGFDGEGVVLLDNDGQVLRHLDVEAGLLNTEVMELNQTADGALWISLFGGIARVDVSRQRTHFARSEGIESAVNEVYRYDGQLYAATEVGFAVLDEGARPARFVPVRTASRHVECAQFIEIGGVLMGVCNSALLRLDRQAATVAWAPHGGTRVGTGMVRSPRNPSRLYVSGESTLYELEVAERGAVTLVDSLVTDHVLFGLDLAPQAAGGSEVVLWGSTTNQRAVVVSISEDSALRDARVWPALQHDELGIHSRLVQTESGLHVVGRTATYQARLTEGGPQLVPDPTVQVWSGEVDVPAFLADGPDGARWFTGADNALYVAHPKGSGGYEPAKRMLVPETARTLDGLVFDEDGTGWLATETGVVRLAPALTRPPPPALRLRRVTTLAPDSVMADGFGQALQRSHTLLVGHNALRFSFAALAYEQPSGSTYRVRLDGLAPRWSDWTPESQKDYTNLDPGAYTFRVQARDGYGQLTDEVTFGFRVLPAWYQTWWASLLWACLAVASVVVVTASYNRRRSRRMHARYALLETAVAERTAELRQQKQEAERQLRALQEANDELHQLNHTLEGRTVELRDALEQNKEFLGIAAHDLKNPLGGIAGLADLLLEGRETMSVVEQAESLATIRSEALRAADLITDLLDDARRESDDGIRLRTRKTNLSEVARSVVRWNRAQATQKRIALEVAFPDRLTARVDVSAVQRAMDNLVSNAVKYSPRGRCVWISLIVESTPSEGDGQRVTWARFAVADQGPGLTEDDKAKVFGKLERLSAQPTGGEHSTGLGLYIAKGLVEAHGGTVGVHSEPGAGATFWFRLPLEPQQGRPTVPDAMVSAPATP is encoded by the coding sequence TTGCGCTACTACGCGCCTGCCGAGCACGGCCTCGCCCGGAGCAACAGCCACGTCACTCAGACGCCTGACGGGCTGATCTACGTCGCCAACGCGAGGGGCGTCTTGGTCTACGACGGCCACAGCTGGACCCCCATCGAAGACCCGCTGCTCACGGGGGTGCAGGCGCTCTCGTACGGCTTCGACAACCTCCTCTATGTCGCCGCGGAGGGCCACCCGGGCTACCTCGCCCCCGACGAGGGGGGGCAGCTCCGGTTTCATTCCCTAGCCGAGCACCTGCCCGCTAGCTACCGGGCTCTCTCGACGCTCTGGGACGTGTCCGCGACGGCGCACGGCGTTTACTTCACCGCGCACGAGGGCTGGCTCCTGCGATGGGACGGGCAGGCGCTTCAGATTATCGAAGAGGGCGGACCCTTCTTCTACCACACCGTCATCGACGGGCGGGTCTACGCATCCGATCTGGACGGCCGCGTGCTCGAAATAGCACCGACGGGTACGGTCGAGGTGCTCTACGAAACAGGAGGAGCTGTGATCGAAATCGTCCCAGACGGGACTGACGGGCTGACCGTGCTGGGGCGAGACGACGGGCTTCTGCGCTGCAGGCAGGAGGCGGGCAACCTCTGCGAGGCCTGGCCGACGGAGGTGGACCCCTGGATTGCCGAGGGCAAGCTCTATGCAGGCCTGCGCCTCGCCGACGGCACGCTGGCGCTCGGCTTCGACGGCGAGGGCGTGGTGCTCCTGGACAACGACGGGCAGGTCCTGCGCCACCTCGACGTGGAGGCGGGCCTCCTCAACACCGAGGTCATGGAGCTCAACCAGACCGCCGACGGCGCGCTCTGGATCTCGCTCTTCGGCGGCATCGCGCGGGTCGACGTGTCCCGGCAACGCACCCACTTCGCCCGCTCCGAGGGGATCGAGTCAGCCGTGAACGAAGTCTACCGCTACGACGGACAACTCTACGCCGCGACTGAAGTCGGCTTCGCCGTGCTGGACGAGGGAGCGCGCCCGGCCCGGTTTGTCCCGGTCCGCACCGCGTCGCGGCACGTCGAGTGCGCGCAGTTCATAGAGATCGGCGGCGTGCTCATGGGCGTGTGCAACTCGGCTCTGCTCCGCCTCGACCGGCAGGCCGCGACCGTTGCCTGGGCACCGCATGGCGGCACGAGGGTGGGCACCGGGATGGTGCGCTCGCCACGCAATCCGAGCCGGCTCTACGTGTCTGGCGAGTCCACGCTCTACGAGTTGGAGGTCGCCGAGCGAGGCGCGGTCACCTTGGTCGACTCGCTCGTCACCGACCATGTGCTGTTCGGCCTCGACCTCGCTCCGCAGGCTGCGGGTGGCTCTGAGGTCGTGCTCTGGGGCAGCACCACCAACCAGCGCGCGGTCGTTGTCTCGATCTCCGAGGACTCGGCGCTGCGCGACGCCCGCGTGTGGCCCGCCCTCCAGCACGACGAGCTCGGCATCCACAGCCGCCTCGTGCAGACGGAGAGCGGCTTGCACGTCGTCGGACGCACCGCGACCTACCAGGCCCGACTCACAGAGGGCGGCCCCCAGCTCGTCCCCGACCCGACGGTGCAGGTTTGGTCGGGCGAGGTGGACGTGCCCGCGTTCCTTGCGGACGGCCCCGACGGAGCCCGGTGGTTCACGGGCGCCGACAACGCGCTCTACGTCGCCCACCCGAAGGGCTCGGGGGGGTACGAGCCAGCCAAACGCATGCTCGTGCCGGAAACGGCGCGCACCCTCGACGGCCTCGTCTTCGATGAGGACGGGACGGGCTGGTTGGCTACCGAGACGGGCGTCGTACGCCTCGCCCCCGCCCTGACGCGCCCGCCGCCGCCGGCCCTTCGTCTGCGGCGCGTGACGACCCTCGCCCCCGACTCGGTCATGGCCGATGGCTTCGGCCAAGCGCTGCAGCGGAGTCACACCCTGCTCGTAGGCCACAACGCCTTGCGCTTCAGCTTCGCCGCGCTGGCCTACGAGCAGCCATCGGGCTCCACCTACCGCGTGCGCCTCGACGGCCTCGCGCCGCGCTGGTCCGACTGGACCCCGGAATCCCAGAAGGACTACACCAACCTCGACCCCGGCGCCTACACCTTTCGCGTCCAGGCCCGCGACGGCTATGGCCAACTCACCGACGAGGTGACCTTCGGCTTCCGCGTCCTCCCTGCCTGGTACCAGACCTGGTGGGCATCGCTGCTCTGGGCGTGCCTCGCCGTGGCCAGCGTCGTCGTGGTAACTGCTAGCTACAACCGGCGGCGCTCGCGCCGAATGCATGCTCGCTACGCTTTGCTGGAGACCGCCGTGGCGGAGCGCACCGCAGAGCTCCGCCAGCAGAAGCAAGAGGCCGAGCGCCAGCTCAGGGCGCTACAAGAGGCCAACGACGAGCTCCACCAGCTCAACCACACACTTGAGGGCCGCACGGTCGAACTGCGCGACGCGCTGGAGCAGAACAAGGAGTTCCTCGGCATTGCCGCCCACGACCTCAAGAACCCGCTGGGTGGCATCGCTGGCCTGGCAGACCTCCTCCTCGAAGGGCGGGAGACGATGAGCGTTGTCGAGCAGGCCGAGAGCCTAGCCACCATCCGCTCAGAGGCACTGCGGGCCGCCGACCTCATCACCGACCTGCTCGACGATGCGCGGCGCGAGTCAGACGACGGGATCCGCTTGCGAACCCGGAAGACAAACCTGTCTGAAGTAGCTCGAAGCGTGGTGCGCTGGAATCGGGCGCAGGCCACGCAGAAGCGCATCGCGTTGGAGGTCGCCTTCCCGGACCGGCTCACGGCTCGCGTGGACGTGTCGGCCGTGCAACGAGCGATGGACAACCTGGTGTCGAACGCGGTCAAGTACAGCCCCCGCGGGCGGTGCGTGTGGATCTCGCTGATCGTCGAATCGACGCCCTCGGAGGGCGACGGCCAGCGCGTGACGTGGGCGCGGTTCGCGGTGGCGGATCAGGGGCCGGGGCTCACGGAGGACGACAAGGCCAAGGTGTTCGGCAAGCTAGAGCGGCTCAGCGCCCAACCCACCGGCGGCGAGCACTCGACCGGCCTCGGGCTCTACATCGCCAAGGGCCTCGTGGAAGCCCACGGCGGCACGGTGGGCGTGCATAGCGAGCCCGGCGCGGGCGCGACGTTCTGGTTCCGCCTCCCGCTGGAGCCGCAGCAAGGCCGCCCGACCGTTCCAGACGCGATGGTTTCGGCACCGGCAACGCCCTGA
- a CDS encoding DinB family protein: protein MPRPSTAPTTPDARLRAELVAVLRGGHAHVATTDALAAVPLDRINDRIDGVAHSLWDLLEHLRIAQADILDFTRVRGGPAYVERAWPDDFWPEAPGTPTSWHAALDAFFSDLDACVALAEDPSVDLFASFEHAPGYTVLRELLLVADHNAHHLGQVITLRRHLGCWPPDA, encoded by the coding sequence GTGCCTCGCCCTTCGACTGCGCCCACCACTCCCGATGCGCGCCTCCGCGCCGAACTCGTCGCGGTCCTGCGCGGCGGGCACGCGCACGTCGCCACGACCGATGCGCTCGCGGCAGTCCCGCTCGACCGCATCAATGACCGAATCGACGGCGTGGCGCACTCGCTGTGGGACCTGCTGGAGCACCTCCGCATCGCACAGGCCGACATCCTCGACTTCACTCGCGTGCGCGGCGGCCCGGCCTACGTCGAGCGCGCCTGGCCTGACGACTTTTGGCCCGAGGCACCTGGCACGCCCACCTCGTGGCACGCTGCCCTCGACGCGTTCTTCTCGGACCTCGACGCCTGCGTGGCGCTTGCCGAAGACCCGAGCGTAGACCTCTTCGCGTCGTTCGAGCACGCGCCCGGCTACACAGTCCTGCGAGAGTTGCTCCTCGTGGCCGACCACAACGCGCACCACCTCGGCCAAGTCATCACGCTGCGGCGTCACCTGGGCTGCTGGCCGCCGGACGCTTAG
- a CDS encoding Rossmann-like and DUF2520 domain-containing protein, which translates to MAVYASVFKEARPGVTVVGAGAVGRVLALRLRAHGYPIRAVLSRTRSGADALAREVEAARASDSLRDLPDTTRFLLVCVPDDELPRVADDLARVRHDWQGTVVAHVSGALPASVLDPLADLGADVLSFHPLQTITRQSDPAALDDIYVGLEGQAKAVAAGIELAVGLGMRYLVLSAEAKARYHLAASMASNFFVTLMGLVQETLLSLDIDRADSFAVIEPLVQGTLANLAASTPEDALTGPVVRGDLDTLRRHALALRQHLPHLIPVYSALTVETTRLAVRSGALDPEAAEDVLGLMQRLVNVPRPATPRRTGTDG; encoded by the coding sequence ATGGCGGTCTATGCCTCAGTTTTTAAGGAGGCCCGGCCCGGCGTCACCGTCGTCGGCGCAGGGGCCGTAGGGCGTGTGCTCGCGCTCCGGCTGCGGGCGCACGGCTACCCGATCCGCGCCGTCCTGAGCCGCACGCGCTCCGGCGCCGACGCGCTCGCGCGGGAGGTCGAGGCCGCCCGCGCCTCGGACAGCCTCCGCGACCTACCCGACACCACGCGCTTCCTCCTGGTCTGCGTACCCGACGACGAGCTGCCGCGCGTCGCCGACGACCTCGCGCGGGTGCGTCACGACTGGCAGGGCACCGTCGTAGCTCACGTCTCCGGCGCGCTCCCGGCCTCCGTCCTCGACCCGCTCGCCGACCTCGGCGCGGACGTGCTCAGCTTCCACCCGCTCCAGACGATCACCCGCCAGAGTGATCCTGCTGCGCTCGACGATATCTACGTCGGCCTCGAAGGCCAGGCCAAGGCGGTTGCGGCGGGCATCGAACTGGCTGTGGGCCTCGGCATGCGCTACCTCGTGCTCTCCGCCGAGGCCAAGGCGCGCTACCATCTCGCGGCGTCGATGGCGTCGAACTTCTTCGTCACGCTGATGGGCCTCGTCCAGGAGACGCTCCTCTCGCTCGACATCGACCGCGCGGACAGCTTCGCCGTCATCGAGCCGCTCGTGCAGGGTACGCTCGCCAACCTCGCGGCCTCAACGCCGGAGGACGCGCTCACCGGGCCCGTCGTGCGCGGCGACCTCGACACGCTGCGTCGCCACGCTCTCGCGCTCCGGCAGCACCTCCCGCACCTGATCCCGGTCTACTCGGCGCTCACCGTCGAGACGACGCGCCTGGCCGTCCGCAGCGGTGCCCTCGACCCCGAGGCCGCCGAGGACGTGCTCGGGCTGATGCAGCGCCTCGTGAACGTCCCGCGCCCCGCCACGCCGCGCCGCACCGGCACGGACGGCTGA
- the amrB gene encoding AmmeMemoRadiSam system protein B, with amino-acid sequence MTLPRRAVYATQPAQLRKQVTDALDQAIATPTEGQLFALIVPDSNRLTGAAAAAEAYRLLKHQDLNTVIFISPSHEGEFGRLSICRADTYHSPLGGVPVNDRLRHEFCDEDDDIFLDDAGHYHTEGVGAQLPFLQVLFPNRAFDIVPIVMGEETPAFCRELGVAIGEVMYGQQALLIATADVLRVDDSAFEEFAEALRAFDETELMHLLGGERLAIEGMGAVIVAIIAALHRGASRAEVLRYDPPTDTEIGAFACALWRD; translated from the coding sequence ATGACGCTTCCTCGCCGCGCGGTCTACGCCACGCAGCCCGCGCAACTGCGCAAGCAGGTCACCGACGCCCTGGACCAGGCTATCGCGACGCCCACGGAGGGGCAACTTTTCGCGCTCATCGTCCCGGACTCCAACCGACTGACGGGCGCCGCCGCCGCCGCCGAAGCGTACCGGTTGCTCAAGCACCAGGACCTCAACACAGTCATCTTCATCTCGCCGAGCCACGAGGGCGAGTTCGGGCGGCTCTCGATCTGCCGCGCCGACACGTACCACAGCCCGCTCGGCGGCGTGCCCGTCAACGACCGCCTCCGCCACGAGTTTTGCGACGAGGACGACGACATCTTCCTCGACGACGCCGGGCACTACCACACCGAGGGCGTCGGCGCGCAACTGCCGTTCCTCCAGGTGCTCTTCCCGAATCGCGCCTTCGACATCGTGCCGATCGTGATGGGTGAGGAGACGCCCGCGTTCTGCCGCGAACTCGGCGTCGCCATCGGCGAGGTGATGTACGGGCAGCAGGCCCTCCTCATCGCCACGGCCGACGTGCTGCGCGTGGACGACTCCGCGTTCGAGGAGTTTGCCGAGGCGCTGCGCGCGTTTGACGAGACGGAGCTGATGCACCTGCTCGGCGGGGAGCGGCTGGCGATCGAAGGCATGGGCGCCGTGATCGTGGCGATCATCGCGGCGCTGCACCGGGGCGCGAGCCGAGCCGAGGTGCTGCGTTACGACCCGCCCACCGACACCGAGATTGGCGCCTTCGCCTGCGCGCTCTGGCGCGACTGA